One genomic window of Phoenix dactylifera cultivar Barhee BC4 unplaced genomic scaffold, palm_55x_up_171113_PBpolish2nd_filt_p 000601F, whole genome shotgun sequence includes the following:
- the LOC103715723 gene encoding F-box protein At1g67340-like translates to MQTRSGLRYPKPHSVVNGWEGRKKERERKRRRGQSREDFSGKRRRCSSPAAEGSGDQKPDLFDGLPDDIVVCILCKLGSSAACPFNLISILLTCKRLNGLGLHPLVLSKASAKSLAVRAKNWSESAHGFLKKCADAGNLEACYILGMIRFYCLQNRGSGAALMARAAIGSHAAALYSLAVIQFNGSGGSKNDKDLRAGVALCTRAAFLGHVDALRELGHCLQDGYGVRRNVAEGRRFLVQANARELAVVLSSARWPPAEAAVPTGCCPLLSDFGWSVPAPEPHPANRFLVEWFGAQGGGAGEGLRLCSHGECGRPETRRHEFRRCSVCGTVNYCSRACQALDWKLAHKAMCAPMDRWLLDGGAAAAEVAAAGEYGAAVPAAAVGGDGGGME, encoded by the exons ATGCAAACGCGGAGCGGGTTGCGATACCCGAAGCCCCACTCGGTGGTGAATGGTTgggagggaaggaagaaggagagggagagaaagcgGCGGAGAGGCCAATCGAGGGAAGATTTCTCCGGGAAGCGGCGGCGCTGCTCGTCGCCCGCGGCGGAGGGAAGTGGTGATCAGAAACCGGACTTATTTGATGGCTTGCCGGACGATATCGTTGTCTGTATCCTTTGCAAGCTCGGCTCTTCCGCTGCTTGCCCTTTCAACCTAATCAGCATCCTCTTAAC GTGTAAGAGATTGAACGGACTAGGGCTGCATCCCCTGGTTCTTTCGAAGGCGTCGGCGAAATCGCTCGCCGTCCGGGCGAAGAACTGGTCAGAATCCGCCCACGGCTTCTTGAAGAAGTGCGCCGATGCCGGAAATCTGGAAGCTTGCTATATCCTCGGCATG ATCCGATTCTACTGCCTCCAGAACAGGGGGAGCGGGGCGGCGTTGATGGCGCGCGCGGCGATAGGATCGCACGCCGCGGCGCTCTACTCGCTGGCGGTGATCCAGTTTAACGGCAGCGGGGGGTCGAAGAACGACAAGGACCTCCGGGCCGGCGTCGCTCTATGCACTCGCGCTGCCTTCCTCGGCCACGTAGATGCCCTCCGTGAGCTGGGCCACTGCCTCCAGGACGGCTACGGCGTTCGCCGGAACGTCGCCGAGGGCCGCCGCTTCCTCGTCCAGGCCAACGCCCGGGAGCTCGCCGTGGTCCTCTCCTCCGCCCGCTGGCCTCCGGCAGAGGCGGCGGTGCCGACGGGGTGCTGCCCGCTGCTGAGCGACTTCGGGTGGAGCGTGCCGGCGCCGGAGCCGCACCCGGCGAACCGGTTTCTGGTGGAGTGGTTTGGGGCGCAGGGAGGCGGGGCGGGGGAGGGGCTGAGGCTGTGCTCGCACGGAGAGTGCGGGCGGCCGGAGACGCGGCGGCACGAGTTCCGGCGGTGCTCCGTGTGCGGGACGGTGAACTACTGCTCCCGGGCGTGCCAGGCGCTCGACTGGAAGCTCGCTCACAAGGCCATGTGCGCTCCCATGGACCGCTGGCTCCTCGACGGCGGCGCCGCAGCGGCCGAGGTCGCGGCCGCCGGAGAGTACGGCGCCGCCGTTCCGGCGGCCGCCGTTGGTGGTGACGGCGGCGGTATGGAATGA